The following proteins are co-located in the Streptococcus anginosus genome:
- the cmk gene encoding (d)CMP kinase — MKQIQIAIDGPASSGKSTVAKIIAKDFDYTYLDTGAMYRAATYLALKNDLSAEKWSEIVALLDTYPVSFGRDKNGEQLVFVGDVDVTHPIRENEVTNNVSWVSAIPEVREKLVDLQREIAAQGGIVMDGRDIGTVVLPHAELKIFLVASVDERAERRYKENLEKGIPTNLETLKKEIAERDYKDSHRAVSPLKPAVDAIHFDTTGIGIAEVVAFIEEKAKKILDK, encoded by the coding sequence ATGAAACAAATTCAAATTGCCATTGATGGTCCGGCTTCAAGCGGAAAGTCAACGGTTGCTAAGATTATTGCGAAAGATTTCGACTACACTTACTTGGATACAGGCGCTATGTATCGTGCGGCGACTTACTTAGCTTTAAAGAATGATTTATCGGCAGAAAAGTGGTCTGAAATTGTCGCATTATTAGACACTTATCCAGTTAGTTTTGGGCGTGATAAAAATGGGGAGCAGCTTGTTTTTGTCGGAGATGTAGATGTGACGCATCCGATTCGTGAAAACGAAGTGACCAATAATGTCTCTTGGGTATCTGCAATTCCAGAAGTACGAGAAAAGTTGGTGGATTTACAACGAGAAATTGCTGCTCAAGGTGGTATCGTCATGGATGGTCGTGACATTGGAACGGTTGTGCTACCTCATGCGGAATTAAAAATTTTTCTCGTAGCTTCAGTTGACGAAAGAGCTGAGCGCCGTTATAAAGAAAATCTTGAAAAAGGCATTCCGACGAACTTAGAAACTTTGAAAAAAGAAATTGCAGAGCGGGACTATAAAGACAGTCACCGAGCGGTTTCTCCTTTAAAACCAGCAGTTGATGCCATTCATTTTGATACAACGGGTATCGGAATTGCTGAAGTTGTGGCTTTTATCGAAGAAAAAGCTAAAAAAATCCTTGACAAATAA
- a CDS encoding SAG1386/EF1546 family surface-associated protein — MAKEPWEEDIYDKGEKELTRSKKTSDVVANRVLTILAVIFFIMVITIVGMMIYLSTGGSSKKAATQGFYNTKATSKPSESSSVPESSKATSDSSQTQSSEGTLTVQAGEGEAAIAARAGISIAELERLNPSHMTTGAWYANPGDVVKIR, encoded by the coding sequence ATGGCAAAGGAACCATGGGAAGAAGATATTTACGACAAGGGAGAAAAAGAATTGACGAGAAGTAAAAAAACGAGCGATGTAGTGGCCAATCGTGTGTTGACAATTTTAGCGGTTATTTTTTTCATCATGGTGATTACAATTGTAGGTATGATGATTTATTTATCAACTGGCGGAAGCAGCAAAAAAGCAGCAACACAGGGCTTTTATAATACTAAGGCTACCAGCAAACCAAGTGAAAGTTCTAGCGTTCCAGAGTCTTCTAAGGCAACAAGTGATAGCAGTCAAACGCAATCATCTGAAGGAACGCTTACCGTTCAAGCTGGAGAAGGTGAGGCGGCCATTGCTGCGCGTGCAGGGATTTCGATTGCTGAATTGGAGCGTTTAAATCCTTCTCACATGACGACAGGTGCTTGGTATGCCAATCCAGGTGATGTGGTGAAAATTCGATAG
- a CDS encoding ferredoxin yields the protein MKVTLIPERCIACGLCQTYSELFDYHDNGIVKFHQEDELLEKEIPETPDVIEAIKNCPTKALKKE from the coding sequence ATGAAAGTTACACTCATTCCTGAACGATGCATTGCCTGCGGGCTTTGCCAAACTTATTCTGAACTATTTGATTATCATGACAATGGCATTGTTAAATTTCATCAAGAAGATGAACTTCTGGAAAAAGAAATTCCTGAAACACCTGATGTTATTGAAGCTATCAAAAACTGTCCTACAAAAGCTCTTAAGAAAGAGTAG
- a CDS encoding EbsA family protein — protein sequence MIKIFGQLRYHWQPDLSLLIIYWSLSVIPIFIGFAFLFESSEVPFLVLFSFFLFMVLLGIGVHRYFTIYDDGILRITTANPFTPSKIEISTIRKVEVTKTSITLFFNGKEKGRTFCMRKWPKKYFVNALALNDHFKGEVELMDNFTHVDYFETYYAHPKKTTLS from the coding sequence ATGATAAAGATATTTGGTCAGTTGCGCTATCATTGGCAACCAGATCTTTCTCTTCTAATCATTTATTGGTCTTTATCGGTCATTCCGATTTTTATAGGTTTTGCATTTTTATTTGAGAGTTCAGAAGTTCCGTTTTTAGTTCTTTTCTCTTTCTTTCTCTTTATGGTCTTATTAGGGATTGGCGTACATAGATATTTCACTATATACGATGACGGGATTTTGAGAATTACTACGGCAAATCCATTCACACCTTCAAAGATTGAAATTTCAACAATTCGTAAAGTAGAAGTGACAAAAACTTCTATCACTCTTTTCTTTAATGGCAAAGAAAAAGGCCGTACGTTTTGTATGCGTAAGTGGCCTAAGAAGTATTTTGTAAATGCTTTGGCTTTGAATGACCATTTTAAAGGTGAAGTTGAACTAATGGACAACTTCACCCACGTAGACTATTTTGAAACCTATTATGCTCATCCTAAAAAAACTACTCTTTCTTAA